Proteins from a single region of Gossypium arboreum isolate Shixiya-1 chromosome 1, ASM2569848v2, whole genome shotgun sequence:
- the LOC108482175 gene encoding 1-acyl-sn-glycerol-3-phosphate acyltransferase-like: MENSASGSFLRNRRLESFLETKSGPNVRETQKIPSKQVITRQRPNKTDAFVDDDGWIPTLISCVRIVTCFLAMMVTTFIWAIVMLMLLPWPSQRIRQGNIYGHVTGRLLMWILGNPLKIEGTEFSNERAIYICNHASPIDIFLIMWLTPTGTVGIAKKEIIWYPLFGQLYVLANHLRIDRSDPRAAIKSMKQAVQAVKKHGLSLIIFPEGTRSKNGRLLPFKKGFVHLAIESGLPIVPIILTGTHLAWRKGSLHVRPAPISVKYLPPIKTDSWTADNINDYIKMVHDIYVENLPEAQKPISTDDTKNSSRS, encoded by the exons ATGGAGAACTCTGCAAGTGGTTCTTTTTTAAGGAACAGAAGATTAGAGAGCTTCCTCGAAACAAAATCTGGTCCAAATGTTAGAGAAACTCAGAAGATACCTAGCAAACAAGTAATAACAAGACAGAGGCCAAATAAAACTGATGCCTTTGTTGATGATGATGGATGGATTCCAACATTGATATCTTGTGTAAGGATTGTAACATGTTTCCTGGCAATGATGGTCACAACATTCATCTGGGCAATTGTCATGCTCATGCTCCTTCCTTGGCCTTCTCAGCGAATTAGACAAGGAAATATTTATGGCCATGTCACTGGTAGATTGCTG ATGTGGATATTAGGAAATCCATTGAAGATCGAAGGAACGGAGTTCTCGAATGAAAGAGCCATTTATATCTGCAATCATGCATCTCCCATTGACATTTTCCTCATTATGTGGTTGACTCCGACCGGAACTGTCGGCATTGCAAAGAAAGAG ATCATATGGTACCCCTTGTTCGGACAACTATATGTTTTAGCGAATCATCTTCGGATTGATCGATCTGATCCAAGAGCTgccattaagtccatgaaa CAGGCAGTACAGGCTGTTAAAAAACATGGTTTATCTCTGATTATTTTTCCTGAGGGAACGAGGTCCAAAAATGGACGACTCCTTCCATTTAAAAAG GGTTTTGTTCATTTAGCCATAGAGTCTGGCCTTCCCATAGTTCCAATAATCTTAACAGGCACTCATCTAGCATGGAGGAAAGGTAGCTTGCATGTTCGACCAGCACCAATATCCGTTAAGTATCTTCCTCCAATTAAAACCGATAGTTGGACGGCTGACAACATCAACGATTACATAAAAATGGTGCATGACATATATGTTGAAAACCTTCCGGAGGCACAGAAACCGATTTCAACCGATGACACCAAGAACAGTTCAAGATCATAA